One genomic window of Cellulophaga sp. Hel_I_12 includes the following:
- a CDS encoding Pycsar system effector family protein, with protein MKQLSPEDKINVYWQGISYINGLNRSSEIKAGLIISFYGLLLGVVFKIATGMDTNLHLNVALSVTFMIFIFFVSRSIYFSFKCFMPQIETKFDANMFFFHDVVTKYGTVNDYSKKLMDLMNDEHQLYDQLGEQIYVNSLIASKKFTDVNKSVKNLVYSFVPLLVSVIILLIQVFL; from the coding sequence ATGAAGCAACTATCTCCTGAAGACAAAATAAATGTGTATTGGCAAGGAATCTCGTACATTAATGGCCTGAATAGATCATCTGAAATTAAGGCAGGACTTATCATATCGTTTTATGGGCTTTTATTAGGGGTGGTTTTCAAGATTGCAACAGGGATGGATACTAATTTGCATTTGAATGTAGCGCTTTCGGTAACTTTTATGATTTTTATTTTTTTCGTATCTCGTTCTATTTATTTTAGTTTTAAGTGCTTTATGCCACAAATTGAAACAAAGTTTGATGCAAACATGTTTTTTTTTCATGACGTAGTGACTAAATATGGAACTGTTAATGATTACTCCAAGAAATTAATGGATTTAATGAATGATGAACATCAACTTTATGATCAATTAGGAGAGCAGATTTATGTGAATTCGTTAATAGCCTCAAAAAAATTCACAGACGTAAATAAATCGGTAAAGAATTTAGTGTATAGCTTTGTGCCTTTATTAGTCAGTGTAATTATACTTTTAATCCAAGTATTTTTATAA
- a CDS encoding HD domain-containing protein yields the protein MVLFNKKAYPEICLKILKDLEDNLPQHLTYHSLCHTIDVANVCNNYIEHFKIDKEMARLIRIAAVSHDYGYIVSPINHEERSIIAIKPYLKGQLTTGEITIINGLIRATKVPQQPKTIYEEIIADADLDYLGREDYDVLSAKLYQEFKYHDFVSDDKEWLLLQVNFLEKHQYHTEYAREHREKLKAKKLNELKANLIDKNTKFKL from the coding sequence ATGGTTCTTTTTAACAAAAAAGCATACCCCGAAATTTGTCTCAAGATCTTAAAAGATCTAGAAGATAATTTACCACAGCATCTTACCTATCATTCCTTGTGTCACACAATTGATGTAGCCAATGTATGCAATAACTATATAGAACATTTTAAAATAGACAAAGAAATGGCAAGGCTAATCAGAATAGCAGCTGTTAGTCACGACTATGGCTATATCGTATCTCCTATTAACCATGAAGAACGAAGCATTATTGCAATTAAACCTTATTTAAAGGGCCAGCTTACCACAGGTGAAATCACAATTATTAATGGATTAATTAGAGCAACAAAAGTACCGCAACAGCCAAAAACCATTTATGAAGAAATTATTGCTGATGCTGATTTAGATTATTTGGGTAGAGAAGATTATGATGTGCTTAGTGCTAAGTTATACCAAGAATTTAAATACCATGATTTTGTATCTGACGATAAGGAATGGCTGCTCCTTCAAGTTAATTTTTTAGAAAAACACCAATACCATACGGAGTATGCCCGTGAGCACCGTGAAAAATTAAAAGCCAAAAAACTAAATGAGCTTAAGGCTAATTTAATCGATAAAAACACCAAATTTAAATTATAA
- a CDS encoding adenylate/guanylate cyclase domain-containing protein yields MKNYKAILIVVFFCFSIVGWSQNNNQIDSLNALIKLKKNDTTAVNHLLDISALLFRTDPDSSLSYSKKAIILAEKINFKSGMAYAYKNAGLAHYYKGEYSEVLLFWKKSLAIFEEIDNKAGISNLQSNLGAVYQTKGDDPKALDYFIKSVKIAEQIQDSSRIGTAYLNIGTVYSNQKNTYKEAFEAYLKSKAIFKSIGYEEGVGTACINMAELYLKTNEPKKALPELNEAIGAYARAGVNLSTSYNLMGLTYEKLGDLNKAESYQINAILAASEIDAKMEKTKAYIDLGVIQIQQKKFDEAILNFESGLKLTEITGVYRAKKEAYEGLSNVYSEIGDYMKAYQYQKLYSAMVDTLKNDSYEKSIGDLRFQFDLDNKEKEITLLNKNNELKQIELERSAISKKYLLALSGLFFVIIAGFFFQYRYVKKSHRRLAKERVKTEEILLNILPKETAEELKANGHIKAKEFNFVTVLFTDFKAFSVIAENISAEKLVFSVDYYFRKFDAIIEKYKLEKIKTIGDAYMCAGGLPTENKTHPDDALKAAMEILDFVNKTKNQPPDGVYPFEIRIGINTGPVVAGVVGTKKFQYDIWGSTVNIAARMESNSEEGKINISENTYQHLKDKYDFTYRGIIDVKNSQSLKMYFLNVQSKILVEQA; encoded by the coding sequence TTGAAAAATTACAAAGCCATTTTAATTGTTGTATTTTTTTGCTTTTCAATAGTAGGTTGGTCGCAAAACAACAATCAAATAGATAGTCTTAACGCTTTAATTAAGCTAAAAAAAAATGACACTACAGCTGTAAATCATTTATTAGATATCTCTGCGCTTCTATTTCGAACAGATCCTGATTCTTCCTTAAGCTATTCAAAAAAAGCCATAATTTTAGCCGAAAAAATTAATTTCAAGAGCGGAATGGCTTATGCTTATAAAAATGCCGGTCTGGCACATTACTATAAGGGAGAATATTCAGAGGTACTTTTATTTTGGAAAAAATCTCTTGCGATTTTTGAAGAAATTGATAATAAAGCTGGAATTAGTAATTTACAAAGCAATTTAGGGGCTGTTTATCAAACGAAAGGTGATGATCCAAAAGCACTTGATTATTTTATAAAATCTGTAAAAATTGCAGAACAGATTCAAGATTCTTCTCGAATTGGCACAGCTTATTTAAATATTGGAACCGTATATTCAAACCAAAAAAATACGTATAAGGAAGCTTTTGAAGCATATCTTAAATCCAAAGCTATTTTTAAAAGTATTGGTTATGAGGAAGGTGTTGGAACCGCTTGTATTAATATGGCAGAATTATACCTAAAGACCAATGAGCCAAAAAAGGCATTACCAGAATTAAATGAAGCAATTGGTGCATATGCAAGAGCCGGGGTAAACCTTTCTACTAGTTATAATTTGATGGGATTGACCTATGAAAAATTAGGTGACTTAAACAAAGCGGAAAGCTATCAAATAAATGCCATTCTCGCAGCAAGTGAAATTGATGCCAAAATGGAAAAAACAAAAGCATATATTGATTTAGGGGTGATCCAAATACAACAAAAAAAATTCGATGAGGCTATCCTTAATTTTGAATCTGGTTTAAAACTCACGGAAATTACTGGAGTGTATAGAGCTAAGAAAGAAGCTTATGAAGGATTGTCAAATGTGTATTCTGAAATTGGAGATTACATGAAGGCGTATCAATATCAAAAATTATATTCCGCAATGGTCGACACCTTGAAAAACGATTCTTATGAAAAATCTATAGGTGATCTCAGATTTCAATTTGATTTAGATAATAAAGAAAAAGAAATAACACTATTAAATAAAAACAATGAACTAAAGCAGATTGAATTGGAACGATCGGCTATTTCTAAAAAATACCTATTAGCATTAAGTGGCTTGTTTTTTGTTATTATTGCCGGTTTCTTCTTTCAATACCGTTATGTAAAAAAATCACACCGAAGATTAGCAAAAGAAAGGGTTAAAACTGAAGAGATATTACTCAATATACTTCCAAAAGAAACCGCTGAAGAACTAAAAGCCAATGGCCATATCAAAGCAAAAGAGTTTAATTTTGTTACGGTTTTGTTTACCGATTTTAAGGCTTTTTCTGTAATTGCTGAAAATATTTCTGCGGAGAAATTAGTCTTTAGTGTGGATTACTATTTTAGAAAGTTTGATGCCATTATAGAAAAATATAAATTAGAGAAAATAAAAACAATTGGAGATGCTTATATGTGCGCTGGTGGACTTCCTACAGAAAATAAGACGCATCCTGATGACGCACTGAAGGCTGCTATGGAGATATTAGATTTTGTCAACAAAACAAAAAATCAACCTCCAGACGGTGTTTATCCCTTCGAAATACGAATAGGAATCAATACAGGACCCGTTGTAGCAGGAGTCGTTGGAACCAAAAAATTTCAATATGATATTTGGGGAAGCACAGTAAATATTGCAGCAAGAATGGAAAGCAATTCTGAAGAAGGGAAAATTAATATTTCAGAAAATACCTATCAACATTTAAAAGACAAATATGATTTTACCTATCGAGGCATTATAGACGTGAAAAATTCTCAAAGTCTCAAAATGTATTTTCTAAATGTCCAAAGCAAAATACTGGTAGAACAGGCATAA
- the acs gene encoding acetate--CoA ligase: protein MSNYHIKHLEEYFQVYRKSVRNPEAFWEEIAEEHFVWRKKWDKVLEWDFSKPEIKWFEGAQLNITENCIDRHLPTRGNKTAIIFEPNNPKEEAQHISYHQLHEQVCKMANVLKDHGVKKGDRVCIYLPMIPELAFAMLACARIGAIHSIVFAGFSSNALSTRINDADCKIVITSDGSYRGAKSIDLKGIVDKALEECPNVQSVLVVKRTGAEIAMKPGRDKWLSHLLDNAYGDFVAEIVDAEDPLFILYTSGSTGRPKGMVHSTAGYMVYTAYTFKNVFQYRENDVFWCTADIGWITGHSYIIYGPLANGATTVLFEGVPSYPDHGRFWEVIEKHKVNQFYTAPTAIRALAKENLDFVEKHDLSSLKVLGSVGEPINEEAWHWYNNNVGKNQSPIVDTWWQTETGGIMITPIPYVTPTTPTFATLPFIGIQPALMDEHGNELKGNQVEGRLCIKFPWPSIARTIWGDHDRYRDTYFTAYKDQYFTGDGALRDAVGYYRITGRVDDVIIVSGHNLGTAPIEDAINEHPAVAESAIVGFPHDVKGNALYGFVMLKEIGESRDRENLRKEINQQITELIGPIAKLDKIQFVSGLPKTRSGKIMRRILRKIASNDVSNLGDTSTLLNPEVVQEIIDQVV, encoded by the coding sequence ATGAGTAATTACCACATTAAACATTTAGAAGAATATTTTCAAGTATATCGTAAATCAGTGCGTAATCCAGAAGCGTTTTGGGAAGAAATTGCCGAAGAGCATTTTGTATGGCGCAAAAAATGGGACAAGGTTTTGGAGTGGGATTTCTCAAAACCTGAAATAAAATGGTTCGAAGGAGCTCAATTAAACATTACTGAAAACTGTATCGATAGGCATTTACCAACGCGTGGCAATAAAACGGCGATTATATTTGAACCTAATAATCCCAAAGAAGAAGCGCAACATATTAGCTATCATCAATTACACGAACAAGTTTGCAAAATGGCCAATGTCTTAAAAGATCATGGCGTAAAAAAAGGAGATCGCGTTTGTATTTACCTGCCCATGATTCCCGAATTAGCCTTTGCCATGCTCGCTTGTGCACGCATCGGTGCCATACATTCTATTGTTTTTGCAGGCTTTTCTTCCAATGCATTGTCTACTCGAATCAATGATGCAGATTGTAAAATAGTCATCACATCAGACGGGTCGTATAGAGGTGCAAAAAGCATCGATTTAAAAGGAATTGTCGACAAGGCATTAGAAGAATGCCCGAATGTACAGAGTGTTTTAGTGGTAAAGCGTACCGGTGCCGAAATAGCAATGAAACCAGGCCGAGACAAATGGCTAAGTCATTTGTTAGACAATGCTTATGGCGATTTTGTAGCTGAGATAGTCGATGCCGAAGATCCCTTGTTTATTTTATACACTTCAGGTTCAACAGGAAGACCCAAAGGAATGGTGCACTCCACTGCTGGCTATATGGTGTATACCGCCTATACTTTTAAAAACGTATTTCAATACCGTGAAAATGATGTGTTTTGGTGTACTGCCGATATTGGGTGGATTACGGGTCACTCGTATATCATTTACGGTCCCTTAGCCAATGGGGCTACCACCGTACTTTTTGAAGGCGTTCCCTCCTATCCAGATCATGGTCGATTTTGGGAAGTGATTGAAAAGCACAAAGTAAATCAGTTTTATACGGCTCCAACCGCGATAAGAGCCTTAGCAAAAGAAAACCTAGACTTTGTTGAAAAGCACGATTTATCGAGTTTAAAGGTACTAGGTTCTGTTGGTGAGCCTATAAATGAAGAGGCTTGGCATTGGTACAATAACAATGTGGGCAAGAACCAGAGCCCCATTGTAGATACCTGGTGGCAAACAGAAACTGGAGGTATTATGATTACTCCAATTCCGTATGTAACGCCTACCACACCTACGTTTGCCACCTTGCCTTTTATTGGGATTCAACCCGCATTAATGGACGAGCATGGCAACGAACTCAAAGGCAATCAAGTGGAAGGTCGTTTGTGTATTAAATTTCCTTGGCCCTCCATTGCCCGTACTATTTGGGGTGATCATGATCGGTATAGGGACACTTATTTTACTGCGTATAAAGATCAGTACTTTACAGGTGATGGTGCTTTACGTGATGCTGTAGGCTATTACCGGATTACAGGACGTGTAGATGACGTCATTATCGTTTCTGGTCATAATTTAGGGACTGCCCCTATTGAAGATGCCATCAACGAACACCCAGCAGTAGCAGAATCTGCCATTGTAGGTTTCCCACATGATGTAAAAGGTAACGCCTTATACGGCTTTGTTATGCTCAAGGAAATTGGCGAAAGTAGAGACAGAGAAAATTTGCGTAAAGAAATTAACCAACAAATCACCGAACTCATTGGTCCTATTGCAAAGCTTGATAAAATTCAGTTTGTCAGCGGCCTTCCTAAAACCCGTAGTGGTAAAATTATGCGGAGAATTTTACGTAAAATAGCCAGTAATGATGTGTCGAATTTAGGCGACACGAGTACGCTATTGAACCCTGAAGTAGTCCAAGAGATTATTGATCAGGTGGTTTAA
- a CDS encoding sodium:solute symporter family protein has translation MSVQTWTYLLVGITFALYIGIAIWSRAGSTKEFYVAGGGVSPLANGMATAADWMSAASFISMAGIIAFSGYDGSVYLMGWTGGYVLLALLLAPYLRKFGKFTVPDFIGDRYYSKTARIVAVICALIVSFTYVAGQMRGVGVVFSRFLQVDIETGVIIGMVIVLFYAVLGGMKGITYTQVAQYCVLIFAFMVPAIFISIQMTGNPIPQLGMGTTVNGGSGMYLLEKLNGLSTELGFAPYTDGSKSVIDIFAITLALMVGTAGLPHVIVRFFTVKRVKDARKSAGLALLLIAILYTTAPAVAVFAKTNLINTVSHQAYGTMPEWFKNWEETGLLQFDDKNKDGIINYVADKEKNELTIDNDIMVLANPEIADLPAWVIALVAAGGLAAALSTAAGLLLVISSSVSHDLIKKIFKPTISDQGELWAARIAATIAVIIAGYFGIHPPGFVAAVVALAFGLAAASFFPAIVLGIFYKKMNKEGAIAGMVVGILLMLFYMTKFKFNWFGGGTPDEYWFDFGNGGISPEGFGSIAMIANFIVALVVMRFTPDPPQEVQDIVEDIRIPSGAGEARDH, from the coding sequence ATGAGTGTTCAAACATGGACGTATCTTTTAGTAGGCATCACATTTGCTTTATATATTGGGATTGCCATTTGGTCTAGAGCAGGCTCTACCAAAGAATTTTATGTTGCTGGAGGTGGCGTTTCACCATTAGCAAATGGTATGGCGACTGCAGCCGATTGGATGTCTGCCGCATCATTCATTTCAATGGCAGGAATTATAGCTTTTTCGGGTTATGACGGTTCCGTATATTTAATGGGATGGACAGGTGGATACGTACTTTTGGCATTACTTTTAGCCCCCTATTTACGGAAATTTGGAAAGTTTACGGTTCCTGATTTTATTGGAGATCGCTATTATTCTAAAACGGCTAGAATTGTTGCCGTTATTTGCGCTTTGATTGTTTCTTTTACCTATGTGGCCGGTCAGATGCGTGGAGTTGGTGTTGTTTTTTCTAGATTTCTTCAAGTTGATATTGAAACTGGGGTCATAATCGGGATGGTGATTGTGCTGTTTTATGCCGTTTTAGGAGGAATGAAAGGAATTACCTATACCCAAGTGGCACAATACTGTGTGCTTATTTTTGCATTTATGGTGCCTGCCATTTTTATATCGATACAAATGACAGGAAATCCTATTCCTCAATTAGGAATGGGTACAACAGTAAATGGCGGTTCTGGAATGTATCTGTTAGAAAAATTAAACGGGCTTTCGACTGAACTTGGGTTCGCTCCGTATACCGATGGTTCTAAATCTGTTATTGATATTTTTGCCATAACCTTAGCTTTAATGGTCGGCACTGCAGGCTTACCCCACGTAATTGTGCGTTTTTTTACGGTGAAACGTGTAAAAGATGCCAGAAAATCTGCGGGATTGGCACTGCTACTTATCGCCATACTCTATACTACAGCTCCTGCGGTTGCCGTTTTTGCAAAAACAAACCTTATCAACACTGTTAGTCATCAAGCCTACGGAACAATGCCAGAATGGTTTAAAAACTGGGAAGAAACTGGTTTATTACAGTTCGATGATAAAAATAAGGATGGTATTATTAATTACGTGGCTGATAAAGAAAAAAATGAATTAACCATTGATAATGACATAATGGTTTTGGCAAATCCTGAAATTGCAGATTTACCGGCTTGGGTTATTGCTCTGGTTGCTGCGGGAGGTTTGGCCGCTGCGCTTTCTACAGCTGCTGGTCTGCTTTTAGTTATTTCATCCTCGGTATCACACGATTTAATCAAGAAAATTTTTAAACCTACTATCTCCGATCAAGGTGAATTATGGGCGGCACGTATTGCTGCCACAATTGCGGTGATTATAGCGGGGTATTTTGGTATTCATCCACCGGGCTTTGTGGCCGCTGTTGTTGCCTTGGCCTTTGGTTTGGCGGCTGCCTCTTTTTTTCCGGCTATAGTTCTTGGTATCTTTTATAAAAAAATGAATAAGGAGGGCGCAATTGCTGGAATGGTTGTCGGTATTTTATTAATGCTTTTCTATATGACCAAATTCAAATTTAACTGGTTTGGCGGTGGTACACCCGACGAATATTGGTTTGATTTTGGCAACGGCGGAATTTCACCAGAAGGCTTTGGTAGTATTGCAATGATTGCTAACTTTATAGTGGCTTTGGTCGTGATGCGCTTTACCCCCGATCCACCGCAAGAGGTGCAAGATATTGTGGAGGATATTAGAATTCCGAGTGGCGCTGGAGAAGCCAGGGATCATTAA
- a CDS encoding DUF4212 domain-containing protein: MSETQKKASAYWKENVRYLFILLSIWFAVSFGAGILFKEALDAFQIGGFKLGFWFAQQGSIYVFVILIFVYVRLMNKLDKKYGYIE; encoded by the coding sequence ATGTCTGAAACCCAAAAAAAAGCAAGCGCTTATTGGAAAGAGAATGTGCGCTATTTGTTTATCCTTCTTTCTATTTGGTTTGCTGTCTCTTTCGGTGCTGGAATTCTTTTTAAAGAAGCCCTTGATGCCTTTCAAATTGGTGGTTTTAAATTAGGCTTCTGGTTTGCGCAACAAGGGTCAATCTATGTTTTTGTGATCCTCATATTTGTTTATGTACGCTTGATGAATAAGCTAGATAAGAAATATGGCTACATCGAATAA
- a CDS encoding anhydro-N-acetylmuramic acid kinase has product MKIYKIIGLMSGTSLDGLDLAYCHIWEENSTWKFRIKASKSVSYTSEMELKLKDSIFLSADELLQFHNSYGTWLGQQAKTFIHEQDLEVDYIASHGHTTHHQPQKGLTFQIGSGQHLANEAEIPVICDFRTNDVALGGQGAPLVPIGDKLFFGDYDFCLNLGGISNISFDLNGKRTAYDIGLANMGLNYSTRKVGLQYDDRGQLARKGKINQSMLSNLNRLAYYDLPFPKSIGYEWFVEKVVPIIDATEDTLENILHTHVVHVAEKVAKDILKNTTKSQHTLIVTGGGALNDFLLETLQDKLGETVSIKTVPKQLIEFKEALVFALMGVLRLNEQINVLCAVTGSKRDSSSGVLYLPS; this is encoded by the coding sequence ATGAAAATATATAAAATAATAGGCCTAATGTCTGGTACTTCTTTAGACGGACTGGACCTCGCCTACTGCCATATTTGGGAAGAAAATAGTACTTGGAAGTTTCGTATAAAAGCAAGCAAAAGCGTTTCGTACACCTCGGAAATGGAATTAAAACTTAAAGATTCTATTTTTCTTTCAGCCGATGAATTATTACAATTTCATAATAGCTACGGCACTTGGCTTGGTCAACAGGCAAAAACCTTTATCCATGAACAAGACCTAGAGGTCGATTACATTGCAAGCCATGGGCATACCACACATCATCAACCCCAAAAGGGACTCACGTTTCAAATTGGATCTGGTCAGCATTTAGCCAATGAGGCCGAAATACCTGTCATTTGCGATTTTAGAACGAACGATGTGGCCCTAGGTGGTCAAGGTGCTCCTTTAGTACCTATAGGGGATAAATTGTTTTTTGGTGACTACGATTTTTGTTTAAATCTTGGTGGTATTAGCAACATTTCCTTTGATTTAAATGGAAAAAGAACGGCTTATGACATTGGTTTAGCAAATATGGGCTTAAATTATTCCACTCGAAAAGTGGGACTTCAGTATGACGATAGAGGACAATTAGCACGAAAGGGAAAAATCAACCAAAGTATGTTAAGTAATTTAAATCGCTTAGCCTATTATGATTTGCCGTTTCCAAAATCTATAGGGTATGAATGGTTTGTAGAAAAAGTAGTGCCAATAATTGATGCTACCGAAGATACATTAGAAAACATTCTACATACCCATGTGGTTCACGTGGCTGAAAAAGTGGCAAAAGATATTTTGAAAAATACGACGAAATCACAGCACACACTGATCGTAACGGGCGGTGGCGCTCTAAATGATTTTCTATTGGAGACCTTACAAGATAAACTAGGTGAAACGGTCAGCATTAAAACCGTACCAAAACAACTTATAGAATTTAAAGAAGCCTTAGTTTTTGCCTTAATGGGTGTTTTAAGACTTAACGAGCAAATAAATGTCTTATGCGCCGTTACAGGCTCCAAAAGAGATTCTTCAAGTGGCGTTTTGTATTTGCCTTCGTAG
- a CDS encoding bifunctional 2-polyprenyl-6-hydroxyphenol methylase/3-demethylubiquinol 3-O-methyltransferase UbiG — MKKNAIKTSWDTNAQEWIKALDSEQITSRKFTNEAIVAVLKNSKAIKILDMGCGEGWLSRAITSMGKSAVGIDATASLLANARKKGKEVYHHMSFEDIIEAKKIPNAPFDAAVFNFCIYQNKTLVSLLLELKQSVVEQGEIIIQTLHPYFLIQNQLPYQSQWIDDAWKGLAGNFTDGHQWYARTFEDWSSDFQKAGLVLNEIIEVNNDQQIPISVIFKTQYR, encoded by the coding sequence ATGAAAAAAAATGCCATCAAAACCTCATGGGACACTAATGCTCAAGAATGGATTAAAGCGCTAGACAGCGAACAAATCACGTCTCGTAAATTCACCAATGAAGCTATTGTTGCTGTTTTAAAAAATTCTAAAGCCATAAAAATTTTAGACATGGGTTGTGGCGAAGGCTGGTTAAGCAGGGCAATCACCAGTATGGGGAAAAGTGCCGTCGGGATTGATGCAACAGCATCTCTTTTAGCAAATGCCAGAAAAAAAGGAAAAGAAGTCTACCATCATATGAGCTTTGAAGATATTATTGAAGCTAAGAAAATACCTAATGCACCTTTTGATGCGGCTGTTTTTAATTTCTGCATCTATCAAAATAAAACCTTAGTCTCACTTTTACTAGAATTAAAACAAAGTGTGGTTGAACAAGGTGAAATAATCATTCAGACCTTACACCCCTACTTTTTAATTCAGAACCAGCTCCCCTATCAAAGTCAGTGGATTGACGATGCTTGGAAAGGTTTAGCGGGCAACTTCACAGACGGACACCAGTGGTATGCGAGAACTTTTGAAGATTGGAGTAGCGATTTTCAGAAAGCAGGTTTAGTTTTAAATGAAATCATTGAAGTGAATAACGATCAGCAAATTCCTATTTCTGTAATTTTTAAAACACAATATAGATGA